The Cloeon dipterum chromosome X, ieCloDipt1.1, whole genome shotgun sequence genome includes a window with the following:
- the LOC135946635 gene encoding cytochrome P450 9e2-like produces MGWILTMLGAAVVAIVLSLLYIVLKINGSHKYWQRKKVYTLKNNTPILGHFGPLMLKKKSFCQLIYDFYQDVKQEDVAFGGTYQFQRPGLVVSSPKLISEITIKQFENFMNRRPFVDQKVDRMLGRSLLGLQDEEWREMRHHLSPAFTGSKLRGMSGLIESTCDKFNEFLAKRADQADEPLDIYNSFRRLAADLIATIAFGAPSDSISDPESEFYKNGLTITDFSGKRAPVMMGFLLVPSLMKWLGIPFIQQRLTDFFTSKIFGVIKYREENNKTRADMIQLLLDVRSGDQKKDISNMDITSQAFSFFLGGFDTMATAFSFVSHSLALHPEVQEKVREEVKEVLSKHNNKMDYEATKELLYMDMVISEVLRLYPVAPMTDRLCGSTVSFPEFDLTIEKGTSVTIPVYGLHTDPDYFPDPFKFDPERFTEENKKNIKSFTYLPFGEGPRNCIGKRFALLELKIGLSKILNEYQLEVCEKTNVTNPMVYTTSSSLVQPEGGFWLNVKPLNKQ; encoded by the exons ATGGGTTGGATTTTAACAATGTTAGGAGCTGCAGTTGTAGCAATCGTTCTCTCGCTGCTCTACATTGTGCTGAAAATCAATGGAAGCCACAAATACTGGCAGAGGAAGAAGGTTTACACCCTGAAAAACAATACACCGATTTTGGGACACTTTGGCCCTCTTATGCTCAAGAAGAAATCATTCTGCCAGCtgatatat GATTTTTACCAAGACGTGAAGCAAGAGGATGTCGCTTTTGGTGGCACTTATCAATTTCAAAGACCCGGACTGGTTGTCAGCAGCCCAAAGTTGATCAGCGAAATTACCATCAAACAGTTTGAGAACTTCATGAATAGAAGGCCTTTCGTAGATCAAAA GGTAGACCGAATGCTGGGCCGTTCTTTGCTTGGCCTGCAGGACGAGGAGTGGCGTGAAATGCGCCACCACCTGAGCCCTGCATTCACCGGCTCTAAACTACGCGGGATGTCGGGCTTAATTGAGTCAACCTGCGACAAGTTCAATGAATTCTTGGCCAAGCGTGCGGACCAGGCTGACGAGCCCTTGGACATTTACAACTCTTTCCGTCGCCTGGCCGCAGACTTAATAGCAACCATTGCATTTGGTGCGCCATCAGATTCGATTTCAGACCCAGAGTcggaattttacaaaaatggcCTGACAATCACGGACTTCAGTGGAAAAAGAGCACCTGTTATGATGGGATTCCTGCTTGTACCCTC attaatgAAATGGCTTGGAATTCCGTTCATCCAACAACGCTTGACAGACTTTTTCACTAGTAAAATCTTCGGCGTGATCAAGTACAGAGAAGAAAACAACAAGACGAGGGCTGATATGATTCAACTGTTGCTTGATGTCAGATCGGGAGATCAGAAAAAGg ACATCTCAAACATGGACATAACCTCTCAAGCATTCAGCTTCTTCCTTGGAGGATTTGACACAATGGCTACCGCCTTTTCCTTCGTCAGCCACAGCCTGGCTTTGCACCCTGAAGTGCAAGAAAAGGTGAGAGAAGAAGTCAAAGAAGTGCTGTCCAAACATAACAACAAAATGGACTACGAAGCCACCAAGGAACTGCTGTACATGGATATGGTTATCTCAG AGGTACTCCGGCTGTACCCTGTGGCGCCAATGACAGATCGACTTTGCGGCTCCACTGTCAGTTTCCCCGAGTTTGACTTAACTATCGAGAAGGGCACATCAGTCACTATCCCGGTCTATGGTCTACACACCGACCCTGATTACTTCCCGGATCCCTTCAAATTTGATCCTGAGCGCTTCACagaagaaaataagaaaaacatTAAGTCATTTACTTACCTTCCCTTTGGCGAAGGACCCAGGAACTGCATTG gcaAAAGGTTTGCTCTATTGGAGCTTAAAATTGGACTGTCAAAAATTCTGAATGAGTATCAACTGGAGGTGTGTGAGAAAACGAATGTTACAAACCCAATGGTATACACTACATCATCATCCCTCGTTCAACCAGAAGGAGGCTTTTGGCTTAACGTCAAGCCattgaataaacaataa